A DNA window from Cutaneotrichosporon cavernicola HIS019 DNA, chromosome: 2 contains the following coding sequences:
- the uba3 gene encoding uncharacterized protein (E2_bind), translating into MTKRVVRVALLICDTPPDVVQKDNGTYFEIFRRWLEDALKAYPDADIATNTQLVLDPYNVVDKLEFPSYDRLRVGAPDAYDVVMLTGSKHTAYDTTSHFGPQLIEWMRNLANAPDFQHVKVIGVCYGHQILSLALGGECQQGTNGWEVGVYGCGMTEDGRYWWSDSVVPNGDSKIYVEQMHKDVVTKVPPGCDLLLRSDKYPVHSFVKKHAASTPEKPLAQILTIQGHPEFTPGIVSGLVELRSSAGIFNTDVAAEARRRLGGKDGTGGEGEGRLGWAIWRVMLQDLPANVGNYVTDESRYASIDKLLDREGPLTDGYEGAEAAKEFLRRKCKILVIGAGGLGCEILQDLALTGFGNIHVIDMDTIDISNLNRQFLFREADVGKSKAECAAAFINKRVPGVKVTPHHSKIQDHPDSFYMQFNIVIAGLDSVSARRWINAKLVELVDMENPESLKPLIDGGTEGFKGQSRVILPTISSCYECSLDIHTPPTAFPICTIANTPRLPEHCIEWASVLEWPRLRKDIKLDTDDPDHIQWLYDKASTRAAAFNIEGVTWALTQGVVKNIIPAIASTNAIIAASCCNEAFKIATSCAPMLNNYMLYNGNDSLYTFTWEYEKRPDCPVCGGESMEVEVKREWTLEQLMEWLSVQQKLLVKRPGFMYSTGDPLFMWGPPQIHEQTKGNLQKLVSDLVPEGDEIIVTDPNLPFHLMIKVTYA; encoded by the exons ATGACCAAACGTGTCGTCCGCGTTGCACTCCTCATCTGCGACACTCCA CCCGACGTGGTCCAGAAGGACAACGGAACCT actTTGAGATCTTCCGTCGCtggctcgaggacgccctCAAGGCATACCCTGACGCCGATATCGCTACCAACACtcaactcgtcctcgaccccTACAATGTTgttgacaagctcgagtTCCCCTCTTACGACCGCCTCCGAGTCGGCGCTCCGGATGCGTATGACGTTGTGATGCTCACCGGTTCCAAGCACACCGCGTACGACACCACCTCGCATTTTGGGCCACAGCTCATCGAGTGGATGCGCAACCTGGCCAACGCCCCAGACTTCCAGCATGTCAAGGTTATTGGTGTGTGTTACGGCCACCAGATCTTGTCGCTGGCACTCGGAGGCGAGTGCCAGCAGGGGACTAATGGCTGGGAAGTTGGAGTGTATGGGTGTGGCATGACCGAGGATGGTCGCTACTGGTGGTCCGACTCGGTTGTGCCCAACGGTGACTCGAAGATT TACGTCGAGCAGATGCACAAGGACGTTGTCACCAAGGTGCCACCAGGGTGtgaccttctcctccgctCGGACAAGTACCCCGTCCACTCGTTTGTCAAGAAGCACGCTGCTTCCACGCCCGAGAAGCCCCTCGCCCAGATCCTCACCATCCAGGGCCACCCCGAGTTCACACCTGGCATTGTCAGCGGCCTCGTCGAATTGCGCTCGTCAGCTGGCATCTTCAACACCGACGTGGCGGCCGAAGCGCGCAGACGTCTGGGTGGCAAGGATGGCAccggtggcgagggcgagggccgTCTGGGCTGGGCGATCTGGCGCGTCATGCTCCAGGACCTCCCAGCCAA TGTCGGCAACTACGTGACTGACGAGTCTCGCTATGCCTCTATTGACAAGCTGCTGGACCGAGAGGGCCCGCTGACCGATGGTTATGAGGGTGCTGAAGCA GCCAAGGAGTTCCTTCGCCGCAAATGCAAGATTCTTGTGATTGGCGCGGGCGGTCTGGGCTGCGAGATCCTCCAAGACCTCGCACTCACCGGCTTCGGCAACATTCACGTCATCGACATGGACACTATTGACATCTCGAACCTCAACCGCCAGTTCCTCTtccgcgaggccgacgttGGCAAGTCCAAGGCCGAGTGCGCAGCTGCATTCATTAACAAGCGCGTGCCCGGAGTTAAGGTGACGCCGCACCACAGCAAGATCCAGGACCACCCCGACTCGTTCTACATGCAATTCAACATCGTCATTGCTGGCCTTGACTCTGTGTCGGCTCGGCGCTGGATCAATGCCAAGCTGGTAGAGCTGGTCGATATGGAGAACCCTGAGAGTCTCAAGCCTCTGATTGACGGCGGCACCGAGGGCTTCAAAGGCCAGTCGCGCGTTATCCTTCCCACAATCTCGTCGTGCTACGAATGCTCACTCGACATTCACACGCCCCCCACCGCCTTTCCCATCTGCACCATCGCCAACACGCCCCGTCTGCCGGAGCACTGCATCGAGTGGGCGAGCGTTCTCGAGTGGCCACGACTCCGCAAGGACATCAAGCTGGACACGGACGATCCGGACCACATCCAGTGGCTGTACGACaaggcgtcgacgcgcgctGCGGCTTTCAACATTGAGGGCGTCACGTGGGCCCTCACGCAGGGCGTCGTCAAGAACATTATCCCAGCTATTGCGAGCACGAACGCGATCATTGCGGCGTCGTGCTGCAACGAGGCTTTCAAGATTGCCACGAGCTGTGCTCCGATGCTGAACAATTACATGCTT TACAACGGCAACGACTCGCTGTACACGTTTACATGGGAGTACGAGAAGCGGCCTGACTGCCCCGTGTGCGGCGGTGAGAGcatggaggtcgaggtcaagcgcGAATGGACACTCGAGCAGCTCATGGAGTGGCTGTCGGTGCAGCAGAAGCT GTTGGTGAAGCGCCCTGGGTTCATGTACTCTACAGGAGACCCACTGTTCATGTGGGGCCCGCCGCAGATCCACGAGCAGACCAAGGGCAACCTGCAGAAGCTCGTGTCCGATCTAGTGCCCGAAGGCGATGAGATCATTGTGACGGACCCCAACCTGCCGTTCCACCTCATGATCAAGGTGACGTATGCGTAG
- a CDS encoding uncharacterized protein (Nuclear protein Es2) gives MYNDDGLRKRSGPAPRLIEGPKTGQRSLYQQQVLDEDSYTEALSHIIQRDFFPNLPHLNATNDYLSALSDNDPDKLRSSIRKLAKLAQDKEEGRSPGRSEQFDDTPRINRPVDVGRTPVGARGWETPGTVRRPLVDDFEPGPSRKKVKRTVRDDLGLDAFQRNYTSEDNASFVHVMEEENRMRKEDQNAWAFDVERVTEGRRLEGVERRKMILDAATNGEWRVDANGRRLITGLGSGGTDRTEGEAWKERKMIEAKPKEDEAEAVKKTEKGKGKAPESSSAVAKSSAGALIKATDASAASALPPPPLHEEELPAEHPLSKALVKAGLPPTALVSTEDGAIVPHHESASGSGDGRGRGMAEKARRDKLESGVMGDDEPDVTGGRMQQWPYKAMNGLMFPPDAYAKPFDQERPKVSALHPPSISHRNTRIADEEEESGSAPSIRGSTVAESWVDRAITGEREEYALLNEADPDPEDLPPLMTYGTLLATPRALDGSTDPLDGPKFKFPEPKSRDELGRKLGTKASKAMSERARSYQKPSGVSALRAAAARTRIGDSSSGGKMGPPATPRREGNLTPAARSLLDRSLGRTPRSGMGLSSGGSARGAAMERGSGWGGGNRGAMSWTPSPAPRRPM, from the exons ATGTACAATGACGATGGCCTCCGCAAACGCTCAGGGCCTGCACCCCGACTCATAGAGGGCCCGAAAACAGGCCAGCGCAGCTTGTACCAGCAACAAGTTCTAGAC GAAGACTCGTACACAGAGGCGCTGTCCCACATCATCCAGCGCGACTTCTttcccaacctccctcACCTGAATGCTACGAATGACTACCTCTCCGCTCTTTCTGACAACGACCCGGACAAGCTCCGCAGCTCGATCCGCAAACTCGCCAAGCTTGCacaggacaaggaggaaggtcgtTCACCCGGTCGATCGGAGCAGTTTGACGACACACCGCGCATCAACCGCCCTGTCGATGTCGGGCGGACACCAGTCGGTGCGCGTGGATGGGAGACACCGGGAACTGTGCGTCGACCTTTGGTGGATGATTTCGAGCCCGGTCCCTCGCGCAAGAAGGTGAAGCGGACGGTGCGCGACGATTTGGGTCTCGACGCTTTCCAGCGCAACTACACGTCTGAGGACAACGCCAGTTTCGTGCATGTCATGGAAGAGGAGAATCGGATGCGCAAGGAGGACCAGAACGCATGGGCGTTCGACGTGGAGCGTGTGACCGAAGGACGCCGGCTTGAAGGCGTGGAACGCCGGAAGAtgatcctcgacgcggcgacGAACGGCGAGTGGCGCGTCGATGCGAACGGCCGTCGCTTGATTACCGGGTTGGGGAGTGGAGGAACCGACCGGACAGAAGGCGAAGCATGGAAGGAGCGCAAGATGATCGAGGCAAAGCCAAAGGAAGACGAGGCAGAGGCGGTGAAGAAGACGGAGAAGGGTAAGGGCAAGGCGCCTGAATCCAGctccgccgtcgccaagaGCTCAGCTGGTGCACTCATCAAGGCGACCGACGCATCAGCCGCTTCGGCTCTTCCGCCACCACCATTGCATGAGGAAGAGCTTCCCGCAGAACATCCCCTATCCAAGGCTCTCGTCAAGGCCGGTCTCCCGCCAACAGCGCTCGTTTCCACCGAAGACGGCGCGATCGTTCCACATCATgagagcgcgagcggctcAGGTGAcggtcgagggcgagggatGGCAGAGAAAGCGCGCCGCGACAAGTTGGAGAGCGGCGTgatgggcgacgacgaaccAGACGTCACGGGCGGACGGATGCAGCAGTGGCCGTACAAG gcgATGAACGGTCTCATGTTCCCACCGGACGCGTACGCTAAGCCGTTCGACCAGGAGCGACCGAAGGTGTCAGCACTGCACCCGCCATCGATCTCGCACCGGAACACGCGTATCGcggatgaagaggaggagagcggcTCGGCACCCTCGATAAGAGGAAGCACTGTGGCCGAGTCCTGGGTGGACCGAGCGATCActggcgagcgagaggagTACGCGCTGCTGAACGAGGCGGACCCAGACCCGGAGGACCTGCCGCCACTAATGACGTACGGTACGCTACTGGCGACGCCTCGAGCGCTGGACGGCTCAACAGATCCCCTCGATGGGCCCAAGTTCAAGTTTCCCGAACCGAAGagccgcgacgagcttggtCGCAAGCTGGGCACGAAGGCCAGCAAGGCGATGTCTGAGCGGGCGCGCTCGTACCAGAAGCCCTCGGGAGTGTCTGCcttgcgcgcggcggccgcgcgtACGCGTATCGGCGACAGTTCGAGCGGAGGCAAGATGGGTCCACCTGCCACACCTCGGCGCGAAGGTAATCTCACTCCTGCTGCGAGGAGTCTCCTCGACCGTAGCCTCGGAAGGACCCCGCGGAGCGGGATGGGGTTGAGCAGCGGAGGGAGTGCACGTGGGGCGGCGATGGAGAGGGGGAGTGGATGGGGTGGAGGGAATCGTGGTGCGATGAGCTGGACGCCGAGTCCGGCACCGCGCCGACCCATGTAG
- the ryh1 gene encoding uncharacterized protein (Ras of Complex, Roc, domain of DAPkinase), with protein MSAPASGAEFQASSPLKKFKLVFLGEQSVGKTSLITRFMYDTFDNTYQATIDNVPRGSHCAAATMGHCQERFRSLIPSYIRDSSVAVIVYDITNRTSFLNTTRWVDDVRNERGDDVIIVLVGNKTDLNDKRQVTQDELEKRAKELNIMSIETSAKAGHNVKTLFKKIAMALPGGSTEAAAAAENQKIDVSKPTQEVPEASGCAC; from the exons ATGTCAGCACCAGCCTCCGGGGCCGAGTTCCAGGCCTCAAGCCCGCTCAAGAAGTTCAagctcgtcttcctcggaGAGCAGAGCGTCGGAAAGACGTCACTTATTACGCGTTTC ATGTACGATACGTTCGACAACACGTACCAGGCGACGATCG ACAATGTACCTCGAGGATCGCACTGTGCGGCTGCAACTATGGGACACTG CCAG GAACGTTTCCGATCTCTCATCCCCTCGTACATCCGAGATTCATCGGTCGCGGTCATCGTGTACGATATCACGA ACCgcacctccttcctcaacaCGACCAGGTGGGTTGACGACGTGCGCAACGAGCGCGGTGACGACGTGATCATTGTGCTTGTCGGGAACAAGACGGACCTGAATGACAAGCGCCAAGTGACgcaggacgagctcgagaagcgcgcAAAGGAGCTCAACATCATGAGCATTGAGACGAGCGCAAAGGCCGGTCACAATGTCAAGACGCTGTTCAAGAAGATTGCCATGGCGCTTCCGGGTGGGAGCACCGAGGCTGCCGCGGCCGCAGAAAACCAGA